Sequence from the Zeugodacus cucurbitae isolate PBARC_wt_2022May chromosome 2, idZeuCucr1.2, whole genome shotgun sequence genome:
TCCTGTTATTagtgtatttacataaaaatcttctctttataataaatcaaattcACATTTCAGTTATGCGGATTCAAAGGAAATTGCACGTGAGGCACGTCGCAAACTGAAGGAAGAGCGTCAGCGCAAAAAAGAACGAAAGCGTATTAAGAAGGCACGTCTGGAGAAGGAATGTCTTTCTGAGAAAATGAACTGTTTCTCACATGATAATATGCATTGGCGTACTGCGCCACTTTGGAATGATAGTCCATTCTGTTTTTGTAtgaatgccaacaacaatacgTATTCATGTGTGCGCACTATAAATGCCacacataattatttatactgTGAATTCACGACTGGCCTGAtaacattttacaatttgaaaattGGTGAGTTCTAAATGTTATACCATTTATGTAATGAAATAGAACTTGAGGTGTCACCTAACTTTAATTTTGTCGGAAGATCTACTTAATAATAAACATGTTTATGGAACTCTCTAGATCCATTATTGAATCTAACgaaatgtttgttttcatttctctACATTTTAGATCCCTTTGAAACACAAAATCGAGCCTCCATCCTAACAAGCGAAGAGAAATCGTACATGCACGATGTTTTGGAAAAGCTGAAGGGCTGCCGAGGACGAAGCTGTACAATCAAACGGCATCAGACTCAgcatcatcaacaacaaaacgaaagtGCGGTACGCTCGATGCAAAGAGGCACCAAACGAAAACAAGGTGAAACCATGTTTATAgctttaattaattcaataatcCCATCCGACCGatatcattttccatttttttaatttgtctcGTAAATTGAAAGTATAGTCTAGCTCTACTCATATACATTTCTATTGCAGGTCTTGCGCAAAGCACCTCAGGTGTCGGTTCGTTTATTTCCAGTCGCCTAGACTATGATGAGCCACTGGCCAAACGAAGAAAACTATCAAAGTGAGTAGCGCAATTACATATTAATGcaaatgaaaagaaatggaatggaatgaaataatatttacttcgGAAACAGGTGGTCTTCGCATACAAACTTGAAACGTAAACCATGgaaacaacaacatcattatCATCAGCCACAGCAACATGAGCTCTACTATCGACAACAACATCTGCGACAATATAGCAGTAATGCTGCAGGTGAAGTACAAGTAGCTGGTGGCAGGAGCACGGATCTTCATGCAATGGAGCAAGCGAAAACTTTGCGACATAATCGTTTTCATCAAGAACCAAATAGCACAtctatgcaacaacaacgacaacagcaacaagaacaagATGAAAAGAGTTTACCAAGTAATATCAACAAAAGTGATGACTTGGAGCGAAAATTGATTACAaaccaaaaagcaacaacattggCCAGCACAGAGTTGGGGGAAGAGCAAACTTTTACGAAAGTTGTAGATGCAAATGATACTAAAGtgtcatcaacaacaacaacaacaacaacaacggcagcgacaacagcaacagcagcatccATACTCACAGCAGCAATATAAATTATGGAAGCAAATACTTATATAGCATGGAAGCATATCTTTCGCATATCCTTAAATAACATACAcgaatgtttattattttattggcatatttaatttatacgcTCGAAAGTAAATGAAACTGTTCACTTATGTTATGTTCGCAATTTTTCTAACGTCCTATCTTGTCTGCTCTATCTTAACCAAACAATGCTCACGGCTATGAACTGAACTTCTGTACAGTACTTATTACTGAAATCGTgttgccacacatacatacatattcatataaggATGTGATGACTTGTATTTGCAGACGCAGTCAAAATTAGAGAGATTCAAATACGCCATGGATGCTGAAAATGTGTATTATGCATATATCATTAAGCTAATTACAACAttcgctgtttttttttgtacccagtgtttaatttatatttaaacaattgaATAACAAAAACTATGTAAATTCATagatgtatgtagatataaaaatatttaaataataacaatatgaaACTCATATCGGGCTTTTAAAAAggctttcgaaatatttattttcgaatagcaatgcaaaaaaacaaaaaataaaatgcaagtgatgttaagtaaatatgaaaaagttcaagcaagcatacaaataaatactaatatatatatattatatatctatatatctgcaagtgtataaattttagttttgtttttaataagacTGTTTTAGTAGATTAACATTATAATTAAGCAACAGATATTGCCACAAACTAAACTAATTGTATATTaattgcataaatacatatgtacgtatatgacTGGCTGGCTGTAGGCATTGACTAAAGGTATTGATATTGTTAAAAagagtaaatatataattatttcaaattaaaaataaataagaaggcGCAACCAATTTaccaaaaaatgtaaactaaaAGCTAACGAGTATGTTCAAAAGCATAAGCTTATGCGCATTAAGCCGCTCATTCGACACATAGCTTCAGCATTTGCTGCAAATACTCAAAGAAGGTAATCCGATTTGAGCACGTAACTTATTAAATCATTATAACGATTTTGAAAGTTACAGCATTACAAACAAATGCATTCAAGAAATTGTTAGCTAACAGCTATATattgtacatacttatatacatatttatatataaatatttctgattTGCATTTacctattattaatttttgtaagctAAAATAGTAATAAGAGAGTTATTTTTTTCCTAACGCTCTTCAGAATAAATTGCTTCACTTgctggaaaaatatttgttgacgtttcctcaaaatatattattattttttttaatgtcaacaattattaatattcaataatataaaatgtttatgcaaaatattgaaaatttgaaattatttttccaattttaaattGGAAAGTATAAAAAACTTGAATTGAAAACTTatccaatatttacataataaaaatcataaacgaTATGAACTTCTTTAATCATTGCAATATCATGctgtcataaaatatatatataattgaaataggaaagaataaaaaattagtatGCCAGCcataattgttattttaaaataaatgtatatttaatcaataaatgtttataaaattctataattatatttgaaactCCGTACAATCGAAAACTCTACTgaaattatgatattttaatttattttattactgcgATTGCGTTgacgtttttttatttgtaattatttaaaatagttagcatttaattaaaaaaaaaaataaaaacaattttaaatttatattactgcgtatttttctagtattttatattttgcttttagCCACATAagtataatgcaaaaaaaatccaaaattaatGTAATCGGAATTGTATCCATATAAATAGTCTGCCATACAGTACAGCattgataaattatttaaataagagcttataatatatatgtactattaaatgtagcaaaatatttatagtaaataaatcaaataataaatatgtgtgacacacaatatgaaattaataaaagttaaataaaactaacaaataatttcatccAATACGTTTTGTGCTTAGTCTACGCTGattttcatttcttcatttgTATATTGTAAGAGACTTGCAAGCAGTACAAAGCAGTACAAAAGAGGAAGATGTGTTAGTGCAGCGtttaatttttcgaattaaGACACTTCTAGTAAACAAACAACTCATGTGTAATTGTTGTTATcacaattgtttattatatggTTCATTTCCGGGTAAATTCGAATAAATtgtaattcaaattttcaacgtAAGTGATCTTACCCGATAATGTATTGTTTTATAGAATTCGTTTAACTTTCgtagaaattttataattttgtattttttatgcagAAGTTGGCTTTAATGAATATTTCAAGTGAtttaaattattcatatttcaGTAGTAGTATGTATAGGTCAAGCTAGTATGTCAACTAGCTCAACGTAAGAAGAAAAGATTACACACTGAACAAACCGAATGTCAATTTGTTCTTTGTTGTTGATTACCTTGTTTTTCTTGTCCTTCTTTTCCTAGTActattcttttaaaattcgcgtcaagcgcaggcatatATTATCTTATATATATCTTATCAGATACTTATTCACTTTTATGCTAATTCCCTATTATTAGCACTCATAATGACAAgagatatttcattttattatagtAATGCGGTTATCAGTTATTCAAAAATACGAATCCAACACCATTATTAGGTAACGCTGCTAGCGCAAGAGTTCTTACCTGCATTTTGTAGTATACTGCGGTCAAAAACAAAATCTTGTTACAATAGCCAATTCAAGCAGACCAGTAACTATATAAAAGTCAACCTCCACAATAGAGTAAAATACGATTGCTTACATTTTCAACGGCACTGTAGTGTTTTTCTGTCACTCAAACAGAAGAATGCATATCAGGTGTTTATTGAAAACAGAGAGCGTGTAACAATGAGTCGTATTTTGTAAATAGTGGCAAAAGCGAGAGGCAAATCTGATTTTTCTCTGACAAAAGCTCAAACGCATGGTCAGTGAGCGTTGGAGAAAGTATTTATGCTAGTATCTACATGTGTACTCTGCATATTGGCacaaacatttatatgtatgtaatgggTATATTTAGTTTTCGAGATAAATTCGAGTAGTTTCACTGCCACAACAATGTGAGCGTGTGAGCAAAGAACTCAAGATGTATGAAGCGCCTTCAATCAGTAAATATAGTCAATGCTCTGACAGCGAACATGTTGCTTTAAtataattgtataatttactatttaagttgtttttttttgacaaatgtgCAAAGCTCATTACATgactaaaacaaaatttttctatTAACAAAGTGCAAAGCTAAGAGTTCATTGAACTAGTTTTATGACCTTAAAAAGTGTTTTAACCAAACAAGTTTCCtgaaaattcaagaaaattgtTGCGACtgtgaatatacaaaaaaaaagtaccaTCGATTTGCCGAAGACCGGGCGGGCtgatgtgagtatgtgtgtatgtatatttgtttgccaACAGCTGAGTGCCGTAACACTTTCTCCAAGAGAATTCGTGCAGCTGATTTGAGGAAATATGTGAATTTGCgcttttatcaatattttatacttaaatatgtacatacatacttaagacTAGTGCTTTGTCACTTCATGGTCACACATTTGCCGGCAAGAGTACTTTTGTTTACAGTCAAAATTTTTAcacgttcttgttgttgttttttattgcaattaacATGTTCGCTTGGCGAACGGCATAATTCCACACTCAACACATGAATGCATGCTTATCGTGTGACTACGAATGAGTTTTGATGtgaacatttcaaatatttcattttgattttaataGGCAAAGTGGAAGCAATGATTCGTGCTAGCGTCGATAAATTTAGTGAATCTGTTAGTAGTGCTGATAAAGCTGCAAGTAGTGAAACGGAGGATCCTGAAGCTCAAGCATATCTAGATCATTTGCTGCAAGATGGTGCGCTCGAAGGAGATAGTGGCGCGCCAATGGAAATGCCATCGTGGTATGATGAGGCTCTATTCAGAAAGTAAGTAGTTAAGACTATATAAAAacagatttatatattatttgtgcgAGTTTCGATTTTTTGGTGACACGAAAACTTCATAACTCAAAAGTGTAAATTTTGCTGCGgcaattaaactaaaattaacatattttgtgcttgaaattgcatttttatgtaattaaatgATTGAATAATCAGTAAATTAATGAATGCATCGAAattgaagaaaacataaaatgttCCTGCTTCTTATTGTCGTAGTTGTAGTTTAAAGCCAACAAGTGATACGTGATTTGTGTTTGAATTTATGTGTATGTCTAAATAACTGTGCGCGCAGATTGATGATTTCACCGTAAACATTTTCGCGCTTGacttcatttttaaataagcaGATTCGGCTGATAGTTTTTGAATAATATGATATTGCTgatttttgaaagctttaaaataattgcagTTTGGATTCGtgcttttattgtttattgtaaCCAACATGAGTACTTTAAAGCGTATTGAGAATAGATATTGTACGTGCAAAATCAAACTTTGCTAATCGGACCATGACAcatcacatttttatataaaaaaaaattgttaacgcCTTTTCGTAAGTAAATTGTACATATGCAACTTCGCAAATATTtctgcctacatacatacatacttatgtactatTTATGCCATAATAGTTTGCACTTTTTGTTCGATGTTCGAACGATCAGAAAGATTACGAGGGTTCTTTTGTGCGCACTTTTTATGccttcgcaacaaagttgctaagagtgtataatagtttggttcacataaatatatactaaagaGATAAGGTTGATgaatagatttgaaatccgtctgtctgttcgtctgcttttgcaagcgataacttgagtaaaaatggagatatcttaatgaaacttggtacatatattccttggcaccatgagacggttggtattgcagatgggcaatcggaccactgccacggccacaaaatggcgaaaaccgaaaataggagttttgtatatataaagggtgattttttaagagcttgataacttttttaaaaaattatttatttgaaacgttagattggttcatgacatttactttttgaagataatttcatttaaatgttgaccgcggctgcttcttaggtggtccattcggaaagtccaattttgggcaactttttcgagcatttcggccggaatagcccgaatttcttcggaaatgttgtcttccaaagctggaatagttgctggcttatttctgtagactttagacttgacgtagccccacaaaaaatagtctaaaggcgttaaatcgcatgatcttggtggccaacttacgggtccatttcttgagatgaattgttctccgaagttttccctcaaaatggccatagaatcgcgagctgtgtggcatgtagcgccatcttgttgaaaccacatgtcaaccaagttcagttcttccatttttggcaacaaaaagtttgttagcatcgaacgatagcgatcgccattcaccgtaacgttgcgtccaacagcatctttgaaaaaatacggtccaatgattccaccagcgtacaaaccacaccaaacagtgcatttttcgggatgcatgggcagttcttgaacggcttctggttgctcttcaccccaaatgcggcaattttgcttatttacgtagccattcaaccagaaatgagcctcatcgctgaacaaaatttgtcgataaaaaagcggattttctgccaacttttctagggcccattcactgaaaattcgacgttgtggcagatcgtttcatcattcatgatgaaatgtcaaagcatactgagcatctttctctttgacaccatgtctgaaatcccacgtgatctgtcaaatactaatgcatgaaaatcctaacctcaaaaaaatcacccgttatatcaataaagctatataaaccaaactaccTCCCaagcaaaggttatgttgaaaattactaaaatttcgTTAACTTACTGAcagaaaacaccagaaacaccaaattttacagaaaaaatgacAGAAGGAAACTACACtcagaaattgaaaatgggcgtgacacgcccacttatgagtcaaaaactatatctcaggaactactcgacggattccaataaaattcggtatataatattttcttgacaccctgatgacacgtgtttaaaatggataaaatcggttcacaaccacgacaacttcccatgtaactcaattttgcacTCCATCttatttctttactttataatatatacattaggaaccaatgaaaatgccggaataaaactttacacaaatactcggactataacttttcaacgtccctgatatcgaacatgaagaattcagtgcctaaaggtaatttcatttcatttcaccgaaaatatcggtaaatctttcagatattctaATGTAAGTCAGAgggaattgttttcttctaatagtgtgtctctgtactaaaaaatggttaaaattgggtcatgaCTTCCCCTAGCTCACATAATAGGTGTTTCAAAAatgcggtgggctttattccgtatataccggttaatatgtgatatatcttaacaaaattaagtgagcatatagtcttggatatagttgatcttggtggtgaaaataagtgaaatcggttcaggaatccctcatatactatttatgatgatttcgttattctattggacttaatgccgaatatatgtatgggtcaaattgtgttatcttaagaaaatgttcggttgcacctgaacttagcctttcattacttgtttcatattaaaattttatttggctTGAAAGACAACCGCGATCTCAAAATGCTTATATTATGGGCTCATGATTATCTCGAGATTCGAATAGTTGGGTAACCTTTTGAACTGTAATTACATATTTCTATTACTTTTTATGTGTAGGTGAGCGAATCATTCATACTACTAATTGAAAACGACACCGAGTAGTTATTCAATTGTGATCCAGCGTGATAAAGCAATTTGCGTGTAATTTAACATTGCATTGCATTAGCACAGCTAGTGATGCAGATGCCGAAATTCTGTCGCGCCGTTACGGGATCATAACTGggattttaaactaaatttcctAAACTCTACAATTTGTAAAACTGGTGATACAAGtataggtacttttttcaatagccgttttttgacagatcacgtgtaAGGCGTaccaagctgtcatgttatttttgttcagtattgtttggcatttcttcatggaaagacttacgcctgaacaaggTTTACAAATCTTTCGACTTTATTACGAAATTTCACGTTCTAATGCGCTTCACTCAACTTATGGTCTCTAATGAATGCTGGGTTTCAAGATGGATGATGATGTTGCGAATAGTCGCGCCATGAAAACCGACTATTTGATTCCTGATCCTCATGATCTTGGCGACATTTGGTTCAATCAATGGaattattgagagaacacttcggaaTTTCAAGTTTTTGGCCGGTCGATtgaccaccaagatcgtgtgatataaCACCGTTAGAGAGAATATCTGAGGTTTGTAGTCTATCCCGCTTCGGTTCGGGCCTTGAAGCAAGGCGTCATTCCCCAGTTACCAGCCGAGATGCTCGAACGATTCTTCGAAATTTGGACTCAACGCAAGGACTATCTGAAgcagccaacatttgaaagagataatattttaaaaataaatgccataAGATGTTCTTTCATCTGAtgataaacattccccattaaatattaattttctgtgtttttgttcttttcaaaagtagggaacctcaaaatagatcaccctttacattcatacaaatatgtttgtttgtttcaagTTGTacgttttttatacaaatttagagaaaaaatcttTTGAACAACATTATGTATCTTAACGATTCTGGTATCATTCTAACGTATTTAGTCTTACTTAGCTTAATTTGAAATATCTCAAGAAAAGCTTTTATACAATAGAGTATATCCTATTCTGCTTCTGAAAAGTAAAACGATTTCAAATCAGCTCTTTTTAGTTACACTAAATGATTCTTTGGTCTTTCCACATTATTATTCTAAAGGAATAagaatattttaactaaaaaacaCATTCAACTCTTTCTACAACAAGTTTCTTTCTTTTACAGGGGTCAATTGTTCATGAATAAGTACCGTTTCCTCATCACCGCTGGCATGCTTTACGGTCTGGTGTCCGTTCTTGCGATTCCGTCTATACTGCGTGTGCTCATGTGCACCCGTCAATCGTCCACTTGTGTAACCGCCTTTCGCCGCTATATACGTACTATTTTGCACACGAACGCATGGTACGATCATCCAGTGTCAGCGAATTCAAAATTTTGGACCAGTTTACGCGCTGTACGCAAAGCACACTCGAAATCAAGTCGTGCATGCAGTAAACTGGGCGCTGGACAAATCACCCAAAAGGATCTGGCATTGACACAGTTCGGTTTTATCGGTTATGCCACTTTAGGCGCACACCGCGTACAACTATACGACGAGGAGTATTTGGAAAGTACAACGCATATGTGGCGCGTACTCGGTTATCTGCTTGGCATCAAGGATGAATATAACATTTGTGGTCGCAATTGGGCTGAGACCAAGCTCCGTCTCGATATTGTGATGCGACGTGTATATAAGCCGGCTTTGGAGAATACAAACGAGGACTTTGAGAAAATGACAAAAGCTTTGGTTGAAGGATTGTGGCCATTAAATACAACATTGACCACGGGATCAGTATTATTTTTCACCAAGCGACTGACT
This genomic interval carries:
- the Sb_3 gene encoding uncharacterized protein Sb_3 isoform X1, translated to MIRASVDKFSESVSSADKAASSETEDPEAQAYLDHLLQDGALEGDSGAPMEMPSWYDEALFRKGQLFMNKYRFLITAGMLYGLVSVLAIPSILRVLMCTRQSSTCVTAFRRYIRTILHTNAWYDHPVSANSKFWTSLRAVRKAHSKSSRACSKLGAGQITQKDLALTQFGFIGYATLGAHRVQLYDEEYLESTTHMWRVLGYLLGIKDEYNICGRNWAETKLRLDIVMRRVYKPALENTNEDFEKMTKALVEGLWPLNTTLTTGSVLFFTKRLTYIKGYEYYSFDHLPNEIIDPKQKLYYYDLGWYDRFLVTYGLFIVTYLHKYSIVRWYLNIRVWLNELIFYYLPYIAIWKHGFKNSYVRIFTKDGGDKEFEFHLKAD
- the Sb_3 gene encoding uncharacterized protein Sb_3 isoform X2, which encodes MNKYRFLITAGMLYGLVSVLAIPSILRVLMCTRQSSTCVTAFRRYIRTILHTNAWYDHPVSANSKFWTSLRAVRKAHSKSSRACSKLGAGQITQKDLALTQFGFIGYATLGAHRVQLYDEEYLESTTHMWRVLGYLLGIKDEYNICGRNWAETKLRLDIVMRRVYKPALENTNEDFEKMTKALVEGLWPLNTTLTTGSVLFFTKRLTYIKGYEYYSFDHLPNEIIDPKQKLYYYDLGWYDRFLVTYGLFIVTYLHKYSIVRWYLNIRVWLNELIFYYLPYIAIWKHGFKNSYVRIFTKDGGDKEFEFHLKAD